The proteins below are encoded in one region of Triticum aestivum cultivar Chinese Spring chromosome 1B, IWGSC CS RefSeq v2.1, whole genome shotgun sequence:
- the LOC123113214 gene encoding uncharacterized protein, translating to MANSGNGLDRTTFTFTLSESEKQRLNKTAVNYLTRPIRFFHQLEELFSDQSHADGSLAVDQTTVNVDDGSDDSEDVRELEGNLIPADSDEADSDTIDRRSPKVDLDGNPLNKKRKCASSSPSKKPTKGKANKKGKVSNDDMVTSIKKLAESLASPIVSVQPMPPADPYANLWKRINALTIPAKDKLEIVAYLSKPDQDIFRSYLNYADETILREWVISYFEPQFHEGGNDGSAAAH from the exons ATGGCCAATAGTGGAAATGGCCTTGACAGAACCACTTTCACATTCACACTTTCTGAGTCAGAAAAGCAAAGACTCAAT AAAACTGCAGTCAATTATCTTACCAGACCCATTAGGTTCTTTCATCAATTGGAAGAGTTATTCTCGGATCAATCTCATGCTGATGGCTCACTCGCAGTTGACCAAACCACTGTCAATGTGGATGATGGTAGTGATGACAGCGAGGATGTGAGGGAACTTGAGGGAAATCTAATTCCAGCAGACAGTGATGAAGCTGACTCTGACACTATTGATCGTCGCAGTCCTAAAGTCGACTTGGATGGCAATCCATTAAACAAGAAGCGCAAGTGTGCATCATCATCACCTTCCAAGAAGCCAACCAAGGGCAAAGCAAACAAGAAGGGCAAGGTATCTAATGATGATATGGTAACCAGTATCAAGAAGCTAGCTGAATCCCTTGCATCCCCTATTGTGTCTGTGCAACCAATGCCACCTGCAGATCCTTATGCAAATCTTTGGAAGCGGATCAATGCCCTTACCATCCCAGCTAAGGATAAACTTGAGATTGTTGCCTATCTATCCAAGCCAGACCAAGATATCTTTCGTAGTTATCTTAACTATGCCGATGAAACAATTCTTCGAGAGTGGGTCATTAGCTACTTTGAGCCTCAGTTTCATGAAGGTGGCAATGATGGATCTGCGGCTGCTCACTGA